The genome window TatcatgggaataaggtcgatagcaAACTTCTCGTCTTCAATGATTATTTCACAATCTCTACAAACTTCGTGCAACAAGTAACTCTTACTATCGGCTATTTCTACTTCTAATGGTACACGCAGTCTTTCGATTCTAAAGGAGGGGTGTGACACTAATTCACTTGATACAAACGATCTACTGGCACtggtatcaaataacacatacGTAGGCATCGAgttcaatgagaatatacctgaTACAACATTCGGGTGGTCCTTCGCTTCCTCGGTTGTGATCTGAAACATCCTCCCCTTAGCTCTTGGGGCTTCCTCCTTTCTTGCCTCCTTATCAGTTTTCTGTTGAAGCTTGGGACACTCAGCCTTAATATGACCCGGTTGGAAACAGTTGTAACACGTTCTTGAAGGATTAGGGCACCTATAGTATGGGTGTCCCTCTTGACCACAGTTGTAACAACCCTTTTTCCCTTTCAAACATTCCCCCGTGTGTAACTTTCCGCACGTTTTGCATTTTGGAATACTACCCTTCGCCTTATCCTTCTTGCCTTGATCTTGAAATTTTGGTTTCTTTGAAGGGCTCGAGCTGGAAACATTTTCAGATGCTCTTTTTTCGCCTCTTTCTGCCTGTCTTCTCATTTCAATCTCCCTATCTCGGGCCAGTTCAATGAGCTCATTCAAAGTTTCACATTTAGCGGGAATTATGAACTCCCGATATTCAGCCTTCAACATACCGTAATAACGGTTTATCTTCATTCTCTCCGTCCCTGCTATATCGTTGCAGAACTTCAGCTTGTCAAGGAAAACGTTGGTGATTTCATCAATGGTTTCATCCTTTTGACGAAGATGTAAGAAATCTTCCTGGATCTTGTCGATGGCAGATTGTGGACAGTGGTGTTTCAGAAAAGGTTCCTTGAACTCTTGCCATGATAAGGCTTGAACTTTTTCTTCCCCAAGCTCCTTACTATAAacatcccaccaatccttggctcGGAATTGTAACAAACCGGTGGcgaacatcacttgatcctcccTTTCACAATGACTCCTTATGAACACCGCTTCCGTACTTGCGATCCACCTTTGACATACTATGGGATCAATTTCTCCTTTGAATGGTAACGGGTTGCACGCCATAAATTCTTTGTATGTGCACTTGCGAGTTCCTTTCCTTTCTTGCATTGCATTGATCATTCCCTTTAACTCGTCTATCTTACTCGTCATCATTGATTCTACTATTTCTAGCACATGACTTTCCACTTCTTGGGCTAAGTGAGGAGTACTTGCTTGCATTGCCCTTCCAATCTCTTCCGAGATCATAGTTTTCAGCTGTTCTTGTTGTGTCGTTTCATCCTCATTCGAATCCGTCATCTACACATAAACATCCTTCTTATTCCAAACATTCAATCATCCTTTCAGTCATATAATCATTCTATTAGTACATAACTTCCTTGAAAGTTAACATTCATGCATACTACTATTCTTTAGAGTCTTATTATAGCGTTTGCAATACTTCACGTATGATAGAAAACATTAAGCAAAACATCACAATTGCAAAAGGCTGAAAACaggtaccaccgtaaattacggtgtcaccgtaatttacggtggcaatATTTCCTTTACGGTGTAAAGCTACTGCCTTACGGCAGTGGAATTTCCTCCCAgtgtctaccgtaaattacggtgtcaccgtaatttacggtgacgcCCAGCATGCTTTGATGAGTTTCTTATTTTTGCAGCCATCTGTTCATCCCGTTTTAACCCGTACCAATCCGTTTCGTCCCAGACCTTTACACATCATCCCATGATGATCTTTCCTAACGTTCCCTAACTAACTCATTCATAATACGAAATAATCTTTAAAGTACTTACTTGCTTCGCGCCGCGGGTCGAACACACTCTTCACATGAGcttcggtttgagttcaagtgtTTGATgcttgaatccctcaaacctaggctctgataccaacttgtaacgtccataaattttttcttaaatttatttaaataacaacatacttttctaacaaaatttgggcatgacccgttggTAAACGGGCGATACCCTGTTTTTCATAAACAAACTTCATTCAACTATACGCAAACATTCAAAGACACGACATACACAACAAAAGATGACCTATCCTTAGTTTCGAAAACCATTAAGTATGTACGCACCTACGACAACTTTTCAAAAGACAACCATGACCAAACTAGTTTAAGTACAAAGCATAAACATAAGTAACTAGGTAATTTGACATCGACTTTATACAAAATGCGGAGCGCTTGACGGGCTTGAGGTGTGTTCGATCCGGGCAAGCTTGATAACTAGACATGAGATTTACCTACATGATCACAACATCAAAACATATTAGAACGAGGGTTCCTTCTTTACTCAAGAAATTACCTTACGAACTTAAAATAAACGGGACATACAGAACTTATACTAAGCTACATTCTTTCATACTTACACGGTAGTGAGTTCCAACGAAACTTCATACCCATCTTTCTAGTCTTACAATTTCATTATCCGACCCATTCAAGAGAAAGGTCCATTCATATATCTTAACCATGCTTGATACAATTTAGTACAAATATGGACAAACACATATCTAAAGTAAACCCAAATTGTACAAGTAACGTACCTCGGTCTTGATTCCCTTGCGGCTTCCCTTGACTTGAACTTTCTTCCTTAACGCCTACATATAAACATTCATTCTTTTAATTCATGTTTCATActcatttacacatatcaataaAACATCATACAACTTGCTCATACTTCATAAACATGTTAAATTCATACAAGATTTATAGCTTATATGACTAGCATTTTCATTgaggcattttgtcaaacacttgATGTGCATGTTATCATCAAAGCACAAAGTACAAGTATTTTTGCATAACCCTACTTATTCACCTTCTAATCTAACAAGAAtcaatcaagttcatgactttctTTCATCCTACACATCTAGCTAATCTAAATTCCCCTTTCACAATCAGATTATGTATCAATTAACATTTCATAAACATATCATTATAAAtcatcattttcatcttcttcctacaacaagtgggtatgaaccctaatcattcaaacaatcaaaaTTATACAAAATCCTCAGTCTATTACGAATTCCTAACTCAAAATTTCACAAGATTTTCACATGATTTCATgattgggttaaaacccactttctacaaaTCATCAAATCAGAATTTTCGACTTACCTTGAGTTGAACAAGCTTAGATAGTTAAAGATTAGAGCTCATGCATCAATTTAAGCCCTTAATTCCTTCCTAATCTTGTGAATTTCTGAAAGTTAGGGTTTGTTCTTGGCTCCCCCCTTCTTGATCGATCCCACAAACACACCAgtagtgtgttttgtgttttccATTTTccttttatttgttttaattaaaactttTATTCTTTTTAACAAGTTTAGCCCCTTTACTttcttagtttgtttatttatCATTTAACTTCCTTCTAATAAGTTACTAACATGCTAGGTTAAAATATAACATGACTAGGCTttcaagtaatataaataaattacatattttggggtgttacactgtTCTGCCACTCATACCTTATGTACTTGTCTGATGTTACCCTGCGCTTCTTTTCCCCGCGCGACCTGGATGCACCCTATGCAGTCGGCGCAAGGTCAGGGAAGCCAGGTCTTTTGTCAAAGAAACTAAGTGTCACGATTGATTTTCTCTTAGTCCTACCCTCGTacgctgtgacaactcgaactttagactcaccttgatgtaacgttacgtacctatatgacactttgagttaatgaatgttaCGATGTTACGTACTTATGTGAACTCGATTATATAATTGAATGAATGTTGTGTTATGTGCATTGTGTATATTATGTGTACATGTATGaattgaaccgcacaacactagacACTTGAACCGCATAAGCTCACATCACCcgcacaaggccgtttgggcctcattcttgtacgcggaccattagggcagcccattgagggttcggcccactttcCTTTCACGTGAACAAACAACCTTGGGAggggttttgtttctcatttgttaccaaaacACATAActcacacaagaaccctagtcgctacttctctctctcttgtttgcttggaacccgacggcacaagatctctattcggatcaccctctccTCCTTCTCTACTCCGGTTAGTACTTGgtgtgtttaatattattattgatTGTATGTTAGTAATTGTATGTGATGATGTTATAATCTTAACTAGAACCGGATGTATGAATATATACTCGGCTGTGATATGATTCGGATTGTTTGTATAATGTTGGTAGAATTAAATGGTTGCTAGTCGGCTGTTGATTGACGTTAAGAATGGTTCTTCGGGTTGTTGTAATCGGCTATGATTAGGGTTCGCCAAGATCGGATTATATAAGTCAAATGGTAGTTGTTAATGCTTGAAAAGTTAGTCGATGTGCTATATGTCCCGGTttaatttgatgatgatgattatgttaaATGTTGGTGTTTAATCATGTTAGGGTTCATACGGTTTGGATGGTAGaattccctgtttgatcgatttggTGTTAACTGAATTGttggaattgtgttaattgataagaTGTAATTATGGAAATTACTAAATGCTTGTAACCGAATTACTTGAT of Helianthus annuus cultivar XRQ/B chromosome 1, HanXRQr2.0-SUNRISE, whole genome shotgun sequence contains these proteins:
- the LOC110935797 gene encoding uncharacterized protein LOC110935797; amino-acid sequence: MTDSNEDETTQQEQLKTMISEEIGRAMQASTPHLAQEVESHVLEIVESMMTSKIDELKGMINAMQERKGTRKCTYKEFMACNPLPFKGEIDPIVCQRWIASTEAVFIRSHCEREDQVMFATGLLQFRAKDWWDVYSKELGEEKVQALSWQEFKEPFLKHHCPQSAIDKIQEDFLHLRQKDETIDEITNVFLDKLKFCNDIAGTERMKINRYYGMLKAEYREFIIPAKCETLNELIELARDREIEMRRQAERGEKRASENVSSSSPSKKPKFQDQGKKDKAKGSIPKCKTCGKLHTGECLKGKKGCYNCGQEGHPYYRCPNPSRTCYNCFQPGHIKAECPKLQQKTDKEARKEEAPRAKGRMFQITTEEAKDHPNVVSGVKEESSSQGKPQGNQDRGKSHV